The following proteins are co-located in the Fructilactobacillus carniphilus genome:
- a CDS encoding cell division protein SepF, producing the protein MAKGIFNNFFGNDDEDEIDSYPQEPTTPAVKKNPRKVLSMNDNRMPDSKINIVEPRIFADAKNIANKLINGDAVLIRMENVDSTTIRRIVDFITGTIYAIEGDLQQIDEKVYLCTPQNYVVNGDVKSQIYDRSEKN; encoded by the coding sequence ATGGCTAAGGGTATTTTTAATAATTTTTTTGGTAATGATGACGAAGACGAGATTGATAGTTATCCACAAGAACCAACCACGCCCGCAGTGAAGAAGAACCCACGAAAGGTGCTTTCTATGAATGATAATCGGATGCCCGACAGTAAAATTAACATCGTGGAACCCCGAATTTTTGCCGATGCGAAAAACATTGCCAACAAATTGATTAACGGCGATGCGGTCTTAATTCGGATGGAAAACGTTGATAGCACCACGATTCGGAGAATTGTCGATTTTATTACTGGCACTATTTACGCGATTGAGGGGGATTTACAGCAGATTGACGAAAAGGTCTATCTGTGCACGCCCCAAAATTACGTGGTTAATGGTGACGTGAAAAGTCAAATCTACGACCGTTCGGAGAAAAACTAA
- a CDS encoding YggT family protein: protein MVNVINLIAVTLGYLIDIYSYLIVAWALMSWLPGASQSKLGQLINRLVEPFVSYFNFARIGMIGFGPVLAILALWFIKIGVNGIAGFLINLVG, encoded by the coding sequence ATGGTCAACGTGATTAACTTAATTGCGGTTACTTTGGGTTATCTGATTGACATTTACAGTTATCTAATTGTAGCCTGGGCGCTAATGAGTTGGTTGCCCGGAGCCAGTCAGTCAAAGCTAGGTCAGCTAATTAATCGCTTGGTGGAACCATTTGTGTCGTATTTCAACTTTGCCCGCATCGGCATGATTGGGTTTGGACCGGTGCTAGCCATCCTAGCGCTCTGGTTCATTAAAATTGGAGTCAACGGGATTGCTGGCTTTCTGATTAACTTGGTGGGTTAA
- a CDS encoding RNA-binding protein: MGLSENVTQHFRSSELPFLRQASDWLEQAQTEYRPILTDFLNARERYLLTTLVNRQPELHIQMDGGYPQAEMQRALLFPEYFNPMSSDFELALLEINYPVKFATLEHRQVLGSLMGSGIERNVLGDIITDGTRWQLITKREIAPYLQQTVIEMGRTKVKLEPRSFTELLQVQDDAQAVHTTLPSLRLDVVIATLFRVSRAVAKDLVTRGKVRLNWFTYDKPDYELALHDLVSVRGLGRIKLNENDGFSKKGKIKAEFDVIKNK, translated from the coding sequence ATGGGACTCTCTGAAAACGTTACCCAACATTTTCGTTCAAGTGAGTTACCCTTTCTCCGCCAAGCCAGTGATTGGCTGGAACAGGCGCAAACCGAGTATCGACCGATTTTAACTGACTTTTTAAACGCGCGGGAACGGTATTTACTCACGACCCTCGTGAACCGGCAACCAGAGCTCCACATTCAAATGGATGGGGGTTATCCCCAGGCCGAGATGCAGCGAGCGCTCCTGTTTCCGGAGTACTTTAATCCGATGAGTTCAGACTTTGAACTCGCGTTACTAGAAATTAATTATCCGGTTAAGTTTGCAACGCTGGAGCATCGTCAGGTCCTCGGATCTTTGATGGGCAGTGGCATTGAGCGCAACGTGTTAGGAGATATTATTACAGACGGGACCCGGTGGCAGTTAATCACCAAGCGGGAAATTGCACCGTACTTGCAACAGACGGTAATCGAAATGGGACGGACCAAGGTTAAGCTAGAACCACGGTCGTTTACGGAACTCCTGCAGGTACAAGATGACGCTCAAGCAGTGCACACGACGCTTCCGTCTCTGCGACTGGACGTAGTAATTGCCACGTTGTTTCGAGTCTCACGAGCGGTAGCCAAAGACTTAGTGACTCGAGGCAAGGTACGGTTAAACTGGTTTACATACGATAAACCTGATTACGAGCTGGCACTTCATGATCTGGTGTCCGTGCGGGGCTTGGGTCGAATTAAACTGAACGAAAATGACGGATTTTCCAAAAAAGGTAAAATTAAAGCAGAGTTTGATGTGATAAAAAATAAGTGA
- a CDS encoding DivIVA domain-containing protein — protein MVLSAEDIHNKKFNTKMRGYNIDEVNDFLEQIIKDYQILRDENESLKQDLDDTKNELSHYDDLKGSLNESILVAQDAADRVKKAANADAEKTMQEAQEKANQLLTEAMQTAQAQVEAGTKQAAALALSTDDFRTQLQRFQKKMVAMLESQLQFANQSDWSELLKGADYRNFPEMESLVESLDNSEAGRVNSESNQPLSSDKYADPTIRFYPDGQIEIL, from the coding sequence ATGGTACTTTCTGCAGAAGACATTCACAATAAAAAATTTAACACCAAAATGCGGGGTTACAACATTGACGAGGTTAACGATTTCTTGGAACAAATTATCAAGGATTACCAAATCCTACGAGATGAAAATGAATCGTTAAAGCAGGACCTCGATGACACTAAGAACGAGCTGTCTCATTACGATGATCTGAAGGGGTCTTTGAATGAGTCGATTTTGGTGGCTCAAGATGCTGCTGACCGCGTAAAAAAAGCGGCGAATGCTGATGCAGAAAAGACGATGCAGGAGGCCCAAGAAAAGGCGAACCAACTCCTCACCGAAGCAATGCAGACGGCGCAAGCTCAAGTCGAAGCGGGCACAAAGCAAGCCGCCGCTTTGGCCTTGAGTACCGATGATTTCCGGACGCAACTGCAACGCTTCCAAAAGAAAATGGTGGCTATGTTAGAGAGTCAACTCCAGTTTGCGAATCAGTCTGATTGGTCGGAATTACTAAAGGGTGCTGACTACCGGAACTTTCCTGAAATGGAATCATTGGTGGAAAGCCTTGACAACTCAGAAGCAGGGAGAGTAAACTCTGAAAGTAATCAACCGTTGTCATCTGATAAATACGCGGATCCAACCATCCGCTTCTACCCAGATGGCCAGATTGAGATTCTTTAA
- the ileS gene encoding isoleucine--tRNA ligase: MRIKDTLNLGKTKFKMRGNLPVKELEREQGWETNQLYQQRQRLNEGKPTFVLHDGPPYANGDIHMGHAMNKITKDFIVRYKSMNGFRAPFVPGWDTHGLPIEQQLKKEGYDRKKMSTNEFRKLCHDYALKQVDRQRTEFKRLGVQGDWDNPYLTLLPEYEAAEVRVFGKMAEQGLIYKGLKPVIWSWSSESALAEAEVEYHDIESPSAFYAEKVVDGKGVLDNDNTYMVVWTTTPWTIPASEGITVSPDFDYVVVKHDDDPKQYVLAAELLDADAELFGWHDVQIVKHVQGKDLDRVLAEHPFTPDRKLVTMLGDFVTADSGTGLVHTAPGYGEDDYNIGKQYDLPIFAPVDNKGYLTEEAGPDFAGVFYEDANQIALDKLKNQGQLLYYMPYKHSYPFDWRTKKPVIYRATPQWFASVTKIRQQILDAIDTVHFNPEWGQQRLYNMIRDRGDWVISRQRVWGVPLPIFYAEDGTAIMTPETIGHVADLFAKYGSDVWFERDAKDLLPDGFTSEHSPNGEFTKETDIMDVWFDSGSSHQGVLAERPDLTYPADLYLEGSDQYRGWFNSSLITSVATAGISPYKNLLSQGFTLDGKGHKMSKSQGNTIAPADVIKQMGADIVRLWVTTVDTSADVRVSMGNFKTVGDSYKKIRNTVRYLLANTSDFNPETNAVDYADLTSVDQFMLIKLNELVQNVKDAYDHYDFMAINKHLMHFITVDLSAFYLDFAKDILYIDAEDSSRRRAMQTVLYQSLVTLTKLLTPIIPHTTEEIWQFCYEPEEFVQLAEMPTVHHFDNEAAIRTEWDQFMQLRKDVLKAMEAARNDKIIGKPSEAKLILYVTPKVKELLAQLNVDVAQILMVSQLEIKPIEAAEDDVSTFGDDLAIEVEHADGKVCERCRLIKTDVGSDPDYPEFCARCAKIVRAEFPETATTEFDA; encoded by the coding sequence ATGCGGATCAAAGACACTTTGAACCTGGGGAAAACCAAGTTCAAAATGCGCGGGAACCTACCGGTCAAAGAGCTCGAACGCGAGCAAGGGTGGGAAACCAACCAACTGTACCAACAACGCCAACGCTTAAACGAAGGAAAGCCCACGTTTGTGCTTCACGATGGGCCTCCCTATGCGAACGGTGACATTCACATGGGCCACGCGATGAACAAGATTACCAAGGACTTCATCGTGCGTTACAAGTCCATGAACGGCTTTCGGGCTCCGTTTGTGCCTGGCTGGGATACCCACGGGTTACCGATTGAACAACAACTGAAAAAAGAAGGTTATGACCGCAAGAAGATGTCGACCAACGAATTCCGGAAACTGTGTCACGACTATGCCTTAAAGCAAGTGGACCGGCAACGAACGGAATTCAAACGGCTGGGAGTGCAAGGGGATTGGGACAATCCATATCTGACTCTCTTACCCGAATACGAAGCTGCTGAAGTGCGGGTTTTTGGCAAGATGGCCGAACAGGGCTTGATCTACAAGGGACTGAAACCCGTGATCTGGTCCTGGTCATCTGAATCAGCCCTCGCCGAAGCCGAAGTGGAATACCACGACATTGAATCGCCATCGGCGTTCTACGCTGAAAAGGTGGTTGACGGCAAAGGCGTCCTTGATAACGACAACACCTACATGGTGGTTTGGACCACGACCCCGTGGACGATTCCCGCCTCAGAAGGAATCACGGTCTCTCCTGATTTTGACTACGTGGTGGTTAAACACGACGATGATCCGAAGCAATACGTCCTGGCAGCGGAATTACTCGATGCCGATGCGGAATTATTTGGGTGGCATGACGTCCAAATCGTTAAACACGTGCAAGGAAAAGACTTGGACCGTGTCCTCGCCGAACATCCCTTCACGCCGGACCGCAAGTTAGTCACAATGTTGGGCGACTTCGTAACCGCTGATTCCGGAACTGGTTTAGTCCACACCGCGCCTGGTTACGGGGAAGATGACTACAACATCGGGAAACAATACGACTTACCAATCTTTGCCCCGGTTGATAACAAGGGATACCTGACCGAAGAAGCTGGTCCAGATTTTGCGGGTGTCTTCTATGAAGATGCCAACCAAATTGCCTTGGACAAGTTGAAGAACCAGGGCCAACTGCTGTACTACATGCCGTACAAACACAGTTATCCGTTTGACTGGCGGACCAAGAAGCCGGTCATTTACCGAGCCACACCTCAGTGGTTTGCTTCGGTAACGAAAATTCGGCAACAAATCCTCGATGCCATCGATACGGTTCACTTTAACCCCGAATGGGGACAACAACGGCTCTACAACATGATTCGCGACCGGGGTGACTGGGTCATCTCCCGACAACGGGTCTGGGGGGTGCCATTGCCAATCTTCTACGCAGAAGACGGGACTGCCATCATGACGCCCGAAACGATCGGCCACGTGGCGGACTTATTTGCCAAGTACGGTTCTGATGTGTGGTTTGAACGTGACGCCAAGGACTTGTTACCCGACGGCTTTACCAGTGAACACTCACCAAACGGGGAATTCACCAAGGAAACTGACATCATGGACGTGTGGTTTGACTCTGGTTCCTCACATCAAGGAGTCCTCGCCGAACGACCTGATTTAACCTACCCAGCTGATCTGTACCTGGAAGGTTCCGACCAGTACCGGGGTTGGTTCAACTCCAGTCTAATCACTAGCGTGGCTACGGCGGGCATTTCACCTTACAAGAACCTGCTGTCTCAAGGCTTTACCCTCGATGGTAAGGGTCACAAGATGAGTAAGTCACAGGGGAATACGATTGCGCCGGCGGATGTTATCAAGCAAATGGGAGCAGACATTGTCCGGCTCTGGGTTACGACCGTTGATACCTCTGCCGACGTGCGGGTTTCCATGGGGAACTTCAAGACGGTGGGAGACAGCTACAAGAAGATCCGGAACACGGTCCGTTACCTGTTAGCCAACACCAGTGACTTTAATCCAGAAACCAACGCGGTGGACTACGCTGATTTGACTTCAGTTGATCAGTTCATGTTGATCAAGTTAAACGAGTTGGTACAAAACGTGAAGGATGCCTACGATCACTATGATTTCATGGCCATCAACAAGCATTTGATGCACTTCATCACAGTGGATCTGTCCGCATTCTACCTGGACTTTGCCAAGGACATCTTGTACATTGATGCCGAAGACAGTTCCCGGCGCCGGGCGATGCAAACGGTGTTGTACCAATCCTTAGTAACCCTAACGAAGTTGCTGACGCCGATCATTCCGCACACGACCGAAGAAATCTGGCAGTTCTGTTACGAACCAGAAGAATTCGTGCAACTAGCCGAAATGCCAACGGTGCACCACTTCGATAACGAAGCGGCAATCCGAACGGAATGGGATCAGTTCATGCAACTGCGTAAGGACGTTCTAAAGGCGATGGAAGCTGCCCGGAATGACAAGATCATCGGAAAGCCTTCCGAAGCTAAGTTAATCCTCTACGTAACGCCAAAAGTGAAAGAGCTCTTAGCCCAATTAAACGTGGACGTGGCCCAAATCCTGATGGTTTCGCAGCTAGAAATCAAGCCGATTGAAGCCGCCGAAGACGACGTTTCCACCTTTGGGGACGACCTCGCCATTGAAGTGGAACACGCTGATGGGAAGGTTTGTGAACGGTGCCGGTTGATTAAAACCGACGTCGGCAGCGATCCGGATTATCCAGAGTTCTGTGCTCGGTGTGCTAAAATCGTGCGGGCCGAATTCCCAGAAACAGCGACAACTGAATTTGACGCTTAA
- a CDS encoding cold-shock protein, with protein MQGKIKQYDQSRGFGYLVDDEDQEIFMHITGIIQGNPKLIHAGDLVEFVIAPGKNGPQAAKIRLAR; from the coding sequence ATGCAAGGAAAGATTAAACAGTACGACCAGAGTCGGGGCTTTGGCTACCTAGTAGATGACGAAGACCAAGAGATTTTTATGCACATTACGGGCATCATCCAGGGGAATCCTAAGTTAATTCATGCCGGGGACCTGGTGGAATTTGTGATTGCTCCCGGTAAAAACGGACCGCAAGCAGCTAAGATTCGCTTAGCCCGGTAA
- a CDS encoding NUDIX hydrolase, with translation MTDKELKETEIKSDLKYDGEIIRVEQETVRLANGETAHRDVVHHAPAVGMLVITADDKMVLEKQWREPAKAVMVEIPAGKLDDRDRGNEIHAVQRELNEEIRYQAGKIEPLYSFYSSCGFTDEYMYLYLATDLTPVTDELPRDDGEFLEIGEYTLEEAQAMVQAGTIEDAKTIMAIQAWELMKK, from the coding sequence ATGACCGATAAGGAATTAAAAGAAACCGAAATCAAAAGTGACCTTAAGTACGACGGTGAAATTATCAGGGTTGAACAAGAAACGGTGCGGCTCGCAAACGGCGAAACTGCGCACCGTGACGTGGTTCACCACGCCCCGGCCGTGGGAATGCTAGTCATTACCGCGGACGACAAGATGGTGCTGGAAAAGCAGTGGCGCGAACCCGCTAAGGCGGTCATGGTGGAAATTCCCGCCGGCAAGCTCGATGACCGCGACCGCGGTAACGAAATCCATGCGGTCCAACGAGAGCTAAACGAAGAAATTCGGTACCAAGCCGGTAAGATTGAACCCCTTTATTCGTTCTATTCGTCGTGTGGGTTCACCGATGAATACATGTACCTGTACTTAGCCACGGATTTGACTCCCGTGACCGACGAATTACCGCGTGATGACGGTGAATTTTTGGAAATTGGCGAGTACACCTTAGAAGAAGCCCAGGCAATGGTACAAGCCGGGACGATTGAGGATGCTAAGACGATCATGGCGATTCAAGCCTGGGAATTAATGAAAAAGTAG
- a CDS encoding 5'-methylthioadenosine/adenosylhomocysteine nucleosidase codes for MKTFGIICAMDEEIKELKEALENAQTTTVGAVDFYTGEISGQRVILVKSGIGKVEAGITAALLMTNFPVDVLIHSGAAAGIGAGLQVGDIVISTETAYHDVDCTADGEVFGQLPNQPARFPASKTWGDRIATASADQGLNVHHGLIVTGDQFIAGKDMIATILRHFPDALAGEMEGAAVGQVAHQFDVPYVVVRAMSDTGDENASQSFEEFVVAAGRQSAEMLLRLFANTNAA; via the coding sequence ATGAAAACGTTTGGAATTATTTGTGCAATGGACGAAGAAATCAAGGAACTCAAGGAGGCCCTGGAAAACGCGCAAACGACTACGGTCGGTGCGGTCGACTTTTACACTGGTGAAATCAGTGGGCAACGGGTCATCCTGGTGAAATCTGGGATTGGAAAAGTGGAAGCCGGGATCACGGCCGCCTTACTAATGACCAACTTTCCAGTGGATGTTCTGATTCACTCGGGAGCAGCCGCTGGAATCGGGGCAGGGTTACAGGTTGGAGACATCGTGATTTCGACGGAAACAGCTTACCACGACGTGGATTGTACCGCGGATGGTGAAGTCTTTGGTCAGTTACCGAACCAACCAGCGCGTTTTCCGGCCTCCAAAACTTGGGGTGACCGGATTGCGACCGCTTCGGCGGATCAAGGTTTGAACGTCCACCACGGTTTGATTGTGACCGGGGACCAGTTCATCGCCGGCAAAGACATGATTGCGACCATCTTAAGGCACTTCCCGGATGCCCTAGCAGGAGAAATGGAAGGCGCTGCGGTTGGCCAAGTCGCTCACCAATTTGACGTTCCGTACGTGGTGGTGAGAGCGATGTCCGATACGGGAGACGAAAACGCTAGCCAGAGCTTTGAAGAATTCGTGGTAGCAGCCGGCCGGCAGTCTGCCGAAATGTTACTCCGGTTGTTTGCCAACACCAACGCGGCATAG
- a CDS encoding cysteine desulfurase family protein has protein sequence MSEIYLDHAATTPISAPVLAELTKQYQNTFGNPSTLYQLGRQANHVLEDSRHVMAASINAQDSEIVFTSGGTESDNTAIIRTAEARQDLGKHLITTAIEHEAVLKPMHYLEQHGYRVTYLPVDEHGTVRMSDLEAALDDETTLVSIMSVNNEIGSMMPIHEIGELLQDHQAWFHTDAVQAYGLEDIDVERDHIDLLSTSAHKLYGPKLLGFLYRRSDLKFPSYIMGGDQEDKRRAGTQNVPAIAGFATAVQQLPSAKKQELRDRFRGFRDQILTGFADHEILVHVNGPEAGAGSPHVLNLWFPGTSTYVLQNNLDLDGIAVSGGSACTAGNLEPSHVLTAMFGKDSPRLSESIRVSFGKDTTKAEIDQFVTTTSKIIHRLAERRKS, from the coding sequence ATGAGCGAAATTTACTTAGATCACGCGGCGACGACGCCGATTTCTGCGCCCGTTCTCGCCGAGCTAACGAAACAATACCAAAATACATTTGGCAATCCGTCGACGCTGTACCAACTGGGCCGGCAGGCCAACCACGTGTTGGAGGATAGCCGGCATGTGATGGCGGCCAGTATCAATGCCCAGGACAGTGAGATTGTTTTCACCAGTGGTGGAACCGAAAGCGATAACACCGCCATCATTCGGACGGCGGAAGCCCGTCAGGACCTGGGAAAGCACTTGATTACCACCGCGATTGAACACGAAGCGGTTTTAAAGCCGATGCATTACTTGGAACAACACGGCTACCGGGTGACCTATCTGCCGGTCGACGAACACGGGACGGTGCGGATGTCCGATTTGGAAGCTGCTCTCGATGATGAAACCACGTTAGTTTCGATTATGAGCGTTAACAACGAGATCGGCAGTATGATGCCAATCCATGAGATTGGTGAATTACTCCAGGATCACCAAGCTTGGTTCCACACGGATGCTGTGCAGGCCTATGGCTTAGAAGACATTGACGTGGAACGCGACCACATCGACCTGCTGTCAACGTCGGCGCATAAACTGTACGGCCCCAAATTACTGGGCTTTCTCTACCGGCGTTCCGACCTGAAGTTTCCTAGTTACATCATGGGGGGCGACCAGGAAGATAAACGCCGGGCCGGAACCCAGAACGTGCCCGCGATTGCTGGCTTTGCGACGGCGGTGCAACAATTGCCTAGTGCCAAGAAGCAAGAGTTGCGGGACCGTTTCCGCGGTTTTCGCGACCAAATCCTGACCGGTTTTGCTGACCATGAGATTCTGGTCCACGTCAATGGACCGGAAGCAGGTGCCGGCTCCCCGCACGTGCTGAATCTCTGGTTTCCGGGGACGTCAACCTATGTCTTACAGAACAACCTTGATTTAGATGGAATCGCAGTGTCCGGGGGCTCTGCCTGCACTGCCGGGAATCTGGAACCATCGCATGTCTTAACCGCGATGTTTGGCAAAGATAGTCCGCGTCTTTCTGAATCCATCCGAGTAAGTTTTGGGAAAGACACAACGAAAGCTGAAATTGACCAGTTCGTAACCACGACCAGCAAGATTATTCACAGACTAGCAGAGCGGAGGAAGAGCTAA
- a CDS encoding DUF1831 domain-containing protein: MAFTDQVHLDGDTATYQVNPAVKKYTLSDLNFKKTKLGNYELTQSLNPMNAKANVQLKLSISADLKQLKLAILTASGLKNVDIFKGDQFAEEREQYQFLMQNLIIRQVLTKN, from the coding sequence ATGGCATTTACAGACCAAGTTCATTTAGACGGCGATACCGCCACTTACCAGGTTAATCCGGCGGTGAAAAAGTACACGTTGAGCGACCTCAACTTTAAAAAGACCAAGCTAGGCAACTATGAGTTAACCCAGTCGTTGAACCCGATGAATGCGAAAGCCAACGTGCAACTAAAGCTCAGCATTAGCGCTGATTTAAAGCAGTTGAAGCTGGCCATTCTGACGGCTTCGGGACTGAAAAATGTCGACATTTTTAAGGGTGACCAGTTTGCCGAAGAACGGGAACAATACCAATTTTTGATGCAAAATCTCATCATTCGGCAGGTTTTAACCAAAAACTAG
- the mnmA gene encoding tRNA 2-thiouridine(34) synthase MnmA translates to MQDNSQTRVVVGMSGGVDSSVAAYLLKQQGYDVVGIFMKNWDDTDENGVCTATEDFKDVAHVANQLGIPYYSVNFEKEYWDRVFKYFLAEYKRGRTPNPDVICNTEIKYKAFLEYAMDLGADYIAMGHYAQLKRDENGKNHLIRSTDLNKDQTYFLSQLSAEQLDRVMFPVGGMTKPEVRQIAHDANLYVADKKDSMGVCFIGPNNFDNFLSQYLPAQSGKMMTIDGEVKGEHAGLMYYTIGQRRGLGIGGDGQDNRPWFVIGKDLEKNVLYVGKGYENPYLYADYLTASDLSFVDGNSRGQTFHCTAKFRYRQKDVGVTVQIDDDQNHVKVTFDEPARAVTPGQAVVFYDGDECLGVATIDAAYKNEEKLQYV, encoded by the coding sequence ATGCAGGATAACAGTCAAACGCGCGTTGTCGTGGGAATGAGTGGCGGCGTGGACTCCTCGGTCGCGGCCTACCTGTTGAAACAGCAGGGGTACGACGTGGTTGGAATCTTTATGAAAAACTGGGACGATACCGATGAAAACGGAGTTTGTACCGCCACGGAAGACTTTAAGGACGTGGCCCACGTGGCCAACCAACTCGGGATTCCCTACTACTCCGTGAACTTTGAAAAGGAATACTGGGACCGGGTTTTTAAGTACTTCTTAGCGGAATACAAACGGGGGCGGACGCCGAACCCGGACGTCATTTGTAACACGGAAATTAAGTACAAGGCATTCTTGGAATACGCAATGGACCTCGGAGCCGATTACATCGCCATGGGTCACTATGCCCAACTTAAACGTGATGAAAACGGGAAGAACCACTTGATTCGTTCGACCGACCTCAACAAGGACCAAACCTACTTCTTGAGTCAGCTGTCTGCGGAGCAACTGGACCGAGTGATGTTTCCCGTAGGTGGGATGACCAAGCCGGAAGTGCGGCAGATTGCCCACGACGCGAACCTCTACGTGGCGGATAAAAAGGATTCGATGGGCGTGTGCTTTATTGGACCCAATAACTTCGATAACTTCTTGAGTCAGTACTTACCGGCGCAATCCGGGAAGATGATGACCATCGACGGCGAAGTCAAGGGTGAGCACGCCGGCTTAATGTACTATACCATCGGACAACGCCGTGGTCTTGGCATCGGTGGTGATGGTCAGGATAACCGGCCGTGGTTTGTGATTGGTAAGGACCTCGAAAAGAACGTCCTTTACGTGGGCAAGGGTTACGAAAATCCTTACCTATACGCTGATTATCTGACGGCCTCGGACTTGTCATTTGTCGACGGTAACAGTCGGGGACAAACCTTCCACTGTACCGCGAAGTTCCGGTACCGGCAAAAGGACGTCGGCGTTACGGTTCAGATCGATGATGATCAGAACCACGTTAAGGTCACCTTTGACGAACCCGCTCGCGCCGTGACACCCGGCCAAGCGGTTGTCTTTTACGACGGGGATGAATGTTTGGGCGTGGCGACTATTGATGCAGCTTACAAAAACGAAGAGAAATTACAATATGTTTAA
- a CDS encoding transcriptional regulator, translating to MAREKDTTEYKSVTMRIPQSLYDDYKKVLEKKGAIVTYDIRNYMRAVVAKDKENEDQ from the coding sequence ATGGCTCGAGAAAAGGATACGACTGAATACAAGAGTGTTACGATGCGAATTCCGCAATCTCTCTACGATGACTACAAAAAGGTCCTTGAGAAAAAGGGTGCCATTGTGACCTACGACATTCGGAACTACATGCGTGCAGTAGTGGCAAAGGATAAAGAAAACGAAGATCAATAA
- a CDS encoding histidine phosphatase family protein yields the protein MKLYFVRHGKTEWNLESRYQGAGGDSELLPASYQEMKLVGNYLKDIPFAHVYASPIKRARITAAVINDELRHPVPLSLDNRLEEFRLGKFEGMKFTDAESQYPETFNDFRNHPDQYDPTPIGGESFPDLIKRMRSKISEITANFNGDDEILIVSHGAALNALINSLLGIPLQDLRKRGGLANTSTTILETNDHGQSFKLLDWNDTSYLEHPVRDSDLV from the coding sequence ATGAAATTATACTTTGTGCGCCACGGAAAAACCGAATGGAACCTAGAGAGTCGCTACCAGGGAGCCGGGGGAGACTCCGAATTACTGCCGGCGAGTTATCAGGAAATGAAACTTGTGGGGAATTATCTGAAAGACATTCCCTTTGCGCACGTGTACGCCAGTCCAATTAAGCGGGCTCGGATTACGGCCGCAGTGATTAATGACGAACTGCGGCATCCAGTGCCGTTGAGTTTGGATAATCGACTAGAGGAATTTCGGCTGGGTAAGTTTGAAGGGATGAAGTTTACTGACGCCGAATCCCAGTATCCCGAGACCTTTAACGATTTTCGTAATCACCCGGACCAGTACGACCCTACTCCAATTGGCGGAGAATCGTTTCCGGATTTGATTAAGCGGATGCGGAGCAAGATTAGTGAGATTACCGCTAATTTTAATGGTGACGACGAGATTTTAATTGTCAGCCACGGAGCGGCTTTGAACGCCTTGATTAACTCATTACTGGGGATTCCATTGCAAGACTTGCGAAAACGGGGTGGCCTGGCCAATACCAGTACGACGATTTTAGAAACCAATGACCACGGTCAAAGTTTTAAATTACTGGATTGGAATGACACCAGCTACTTGGAACACCCGGTGCGGGATTCAGATTTAGTGTAG